In Oncorhynchus masou masou isolate Uvic2021 chromosome 28, UVic_Omas_1.1, whole genome shotgun sequence, the DNA window gggccagtccatagcatcaatgccttcctcttgcaggaactgctgacacactccagccacatgaggtctagcattgtcttgcattaggaggaacccagggccaaccgcaccggcatatggtctcacaaggggtctgagggtctcatctcggtacctaatggcagtcaggctacctctggcgagcacatggagggctgtgcggccccccaaagaaatgccaccccacaccatgactgacccaccgccaaaccggtcatgctggaggatgttgcaggcagcagaatgttctccacggcgtctccagactctgtcacgtctgtcatgtgctcagtgtgaacctgctttcatctgtgaagagcacagggcgccagtggcgaatttgccaatcttggtgttctctggcaaatgccaaacgtcctgcacggtgttgggctgtaagcacaacccccacctgtggacatcgggcacTCAtatcaccctcatggagtctgtttctgaccgtttgagcagacacatgcacatttgtggcctgctggatgtcattttgcagggctctggcagtgctcctcctgctcctccttgcacaaaggcgaaggtagcggtcctgctgctgggttgttgccctcctacggcctcctcgacgtctcctgatgtactggcctgtctcctggtagcgcctccatgctctggacactacgctgacagcaaaccttcttgtcacagctcgcattgatgtgccatcctggatgagctgcactatctGAACCACTTGTGtgagttgtagactccgtctcatgctaccacgagtgaaagcaccgccagcattcaaaagtgaccaaaacatcagccaggaagcattggaactgagaagtggtctgtggtcaccacctgcagaacccctcctttattgggggtgtcttgctaattgcctataatttccacctgttgtctattccatttgcacaacagcatgtgaaatttattgtcaatcagtgttgcttcctaagtggacagtttgatttcacagaagtgtgattgacttggagttacattgtgttgtttaagtgttctctttatttttttgagcagtgtatatatacagtggggataacaaatatttgatacactgccgattttgcaggttttcctacttacaaagcaggtagaggtctgtaatttttatcataggtacacttcaactgtgagagactaaaacaaaaatccacaaAATCACATcctttttaagtaattaatttgcattttattgcatgacataagtatttgatacatcagaaaagcagacattaatatttggtacagaaaccttctcaattacagagatcatacatttcctgtagttcttgaccaggtttgcaacactgcagcagggattttggcccactccttcatacagaccttctccagatccttcaggtttcggggctgtcgctgggtaATACAGACTTTttttattgggttcaggtctggagactggctaggccactccaggacctcgagatgcttcttacggagccactccttagttgccccggctgtgtgtttcgggtcgttgtcatgctggaagaccaagccacgacccatcttcaatgctcctactgagggaaggaggttgttggccaagatctcacgatacatggccccatccatcctcctctcaatacggtgcagtcgtcctgtcccctttgcagaaattcatccccaaagaatgatgtttccacctccatgcttcacggttgggatggtgttcttggggttgtactcatctttcttcttcctccaaacacagcgagtggagtttagaccaaaaagctctatttttgtctcatcagaccacatgaccttctcccattcctcctctggatcctccagatggtcattggcaaacttcacacgggcctggacatgcgctggcttgagcagggggaccttgtgtgcgctgcaggattttaatccatgacggcgtagtgtgttactaatggttttctttgagactgtggtcccagctctcttcaggtcattgatcaggtcctgccgtgtagttctgggctgatccctcaccttacTCATggtcattgatgccccacgaggtgagatcttgcatggagccccagaccgagggtgattgaccgtcatcttgaacttcatccattttctaataattgctccaacagttgttgccttctcaccaagctgcttgcctattttcctgtagcccatcccagccttgtgcaggtctacaattttatccctgatgtccttacacagctgtctggtcttggccattgtggggaggttggagtctgtttgattgagtgtgtggacaggtgtcttttatacaggtaacgagttcaaacaggtgcagttattacaggtaatgagtggagaacaggagggcttcttaaagaaaaactaacaggtctgtgagagccggaattcttactggttggtaggtgatcaaatacttatgtcatgcaataaaatgcaaatgaattacttaaaaatcatacaatgtgattttctggatttttgttttagattccatctctcacagttgaagtgtacatatgataaaaattacagacctctacatgctttgtaagtaggaaaacctgcaaaatcggcagtgtatcaaatacttgttctccccactgtatatacacatacatatacacacacacccaaacaaacaaacaaacacacacacacacacacacccaaacaaacacAGGTTATGGGtcgtacacatacatacacacacacacacactatagccaatgtgtactttacacatttcatcacacatttcattgcaaattgcaaaaatatatatatttatatttcataaaaTGGCATTGACACTTACCAGTCCAGAAGTACCTCCTGTCtttgcagaaacagctcctcaaTGTTTGAATCATAACTGTGTTCACTcaaagattcctcaaacaaaaaatctgtctctctttcccgaTCAATCTCTTTTATATATAATCTGGTGCAAATCTGTATACTTAGACTTGGACTTCTCTTGtcctgatttattcgccatgatgtcttcaatgaaatcgttgaaaaAACACTTTCCAAAATAATGCTTCCAAAATACTACTTTCCAAAACACTGCTTTGCGTAACAAGCGTGACTGCAACTAGTCTGATGGTCAATGGCGAGAATTAAGTTCTTGTGAAGTTCTTGTTTACAAACAAGGGATGGTGGTCCAACCCATAACCATCacatactggcgtttacctcagctcattggctatctacccagttagatttcaagaagatcagtggtcattgggcagaaatacaGTCAACGAAGCTTCGCTAATATTATTGGTGCGCAATGAGGTCTTTgctcgttgtcttcaaatcagttcaCTTCGGTCAATACTTCCCGCAAAAAAAACAATCAAGTttggctgtgttgcaaacatccagaggattgcaatgaaaccaactaTGACTAGATAAACGAttgtttagtgtgtgtaattATGTTGAATGCTCCGTCAAAAGttgatagagatggaattcacgacacaaacggtttacaaaatgtttcgttttaggctataaaaatggattttatcaaagaaaacggcacttcatttgatgACTGGGACCCTCAATATGGGACCCTCAAAATAtgagcaagatatcagaatgtaagtcataattttaccttcagatgtgaatgtgtcaaaactgtcatggcggaaaatgtttgttgttgttgatcgctctcttctcaaacaaaagcatggcatttgttctctgtaatagctattttaaatcggaaaacgtagtttgattaccaagattctaatcttttgaaggatgtaagacacttgcattttcaagaatgtttaatgttacgacgTATTTTTAGTTAGTCACTCTGAAATCTCCCCGGATGTTGATCCCTGCACGGGGATCGCAGCCATGAGAGGTTTTAATTAACAGTCACAGTTCCAACTTCTACTTTTTTCCAACAATagtttctacagtaagatgtacagtaggcctgatcattttttATCTGTACTGCTACTTAGGGTTGCACTATCAAaaatcctgtgtgtgttctgttattcatccgtgtgatgtgatcaatccgtttattccagttcagaatgaaaatgatttattgtattttaacagcaacagttccaacctagacaggTATGTAAGAATGTTTTTAATGGGGGAAAACGAACATTAATAGATATCTACATGGATATTTAATttcattgttatttgtttttgtatATATTGCGTTTGTTTTAGGCATAAGGGCAATGTACCATATTTACGTATAGTTGCATGTTTTTGTAAACatgggtcccaggaaaacacagaatttctaatttgggtcccaggctgaaaaCGTTTAAGAACCCCTGGCCTCGATAGCTGATAGAAGTGGTCAATAGCAACTAAACAAAAAAACTGGCCAATAACTAGAAgtagaacaaaacaaaaaaaagagcAACTGGCAAAAaaagagacaatgactaacaatTAAAAACACAGAAACCAACCAAGGATATCAACATTGGCAAAACACTAACTGACAGTAATACCAAAAATCGAGAAACAACAACAAGAAGGATAGTAGAAATATACAGTATCCCATCCAAATTGAGATATTCCCTTCAGATTACATAATCCATGCAATCAATTTCATCAGAACATTAATTGTGAGATCCCCATAACCTGCCTATATTAGGaagataaaatatttaaaaaaacaaatccaCTCAAATCGTGGTCCTATAGGCCTAGACCAGATGTTAACCAATAACCACCATAACGATAATGGGGGGCTGCTACATACAGATCTACTTTCCTAATTCGCCCccgtttctcacagcaggaaaataatcctgctgcAACAGGACAAGTGAAACATGTGGATAAAAATTAATGGAAATCTCCATAGGAGTTGACACACTATTCgttagggaaaatcaagtctgacattttaaagtcaAATCACAAATCCTAGAGGCAtctttaaacctcaaatacactagcCTACAATTTGCGATTCCTGATGTACAGGAAAATAATTTGCCACAACACAATGATCAAGTGAAGACAGCACACCCACAGACTAGCTATTAAAAATGAAAGTAGAAAACGACATGTCATCAGTCCGATTAGTCCAGAAGATGCAGAACAGAATAAGCAATTCGTTCAGCAAAAAAAAGTGGGGGAAAAATTGTCCAATCCATAGTCCAGATATCGCGCAAGATCCGTTTGGAAATGTTTATATGATATGATATACACGGACAGGAAAGGTCATTATTTTTGTTTGTATACTGCAGAGTAATAATATCGGAGTTATAATTTTTGATTATAACAGCGGAAAATAGTTGTGCTTAGCTCACAATTAAATCATAAATTGGGTTGTTCATAAATTACAGTGGCATTTGAGTCCTTCACCTTTGCaaccataaaaaaataaaaaatttaaaattaCAAATAGTTACACGTCAaacagtttaagtcggaagtttacatataccttagccaaatacgtttaaactcagtttttccacaattcccgacatttaatcctagtacaaattccctgtcttaggttagttaggatcaccactttattttaagaatgtgaaatgtcagaatagttgtagagagaatgatttatttcagcttttatttctttcatcacattcccattgggtcagaagtttacatacactcaattagtatttggtagtatttgtttaacttgggtcaaatgttttggttagccttccacaagcttaacacaataagttgggtgaattttggcccattcctcctgacagagctgatttaactgagtcgggtttgtaggcctccttgcttgcacacatttgttcagttctgcccacaaattttctaaaggattgaggtcaaggctttgtgatggccactccaataccttgactttgttgtccttaagccattttgccacaactttggaagtatgctaagggtcattgtccatttggaagacccatgtgtgaccaagctttaacttactgactggtgtcttgagatgttgcttcaatgtatccacataattttcctccctcatgatgccatctattttgttaagtgcaccagtccctcctgcagcaaagcaccccaacaacatgatgccacacccgtgcttcacggttgggatggtgttcttctgcctttttcctccaaacataatgatggtcattatggccaaacagttctatttttgtttcatcagaccagaggacatttctccaaaaagtacagtctttgctccacgtgcagttgcaaatcgtagtttagcttttttatggcggttttggagcagtgacttcttccttgctgagcggccattcaggttatgtcgatattggactcattttactgtggatatagatacttttgtacccgtttcctccaacatcttaacaaggtcctttgctgttgttctgttgcacttttcgcaccaaagtatgttcatctctaggagtcaaaacgcgtctccttcctgagcagtatgatggctgtgtggtcccatggtgtttatactttcgtactattgtttgtacagatgaacgtggtaccttcaggcgtttggaaattgctcccaaggatgaaccagacttgtggaggtcaacaattctttcctgaggtcttggctgatttcttttgattttcccatgatgtcaagaaaagaggcattgagtttgaaggtaggccttgaaatacatccacaggtaaacctccaattgactcaaatgatgtcaattagcctatcagaagcttctaaagccatgacataattttctggaattttccaagctgtttaaaggcacagtcaacttagtgtttgtaaacttctgacccactggaattgtggtacagtgaattatgcaaaataatctgtctgtaaaaaaattgttggaaaaatgacttgtgtcatgcataaagtaaatgtcctaaccgacttggcaaaactatagtttgttaacaagaaatgtgtgaagtggttgaaaaacgagttctaatgactccaacctaagtgtatttaaacttccgacttcaactttacaTATTTTTGCTTATATTTAAATGTTTATCAATGATAGTCATTTATACTGCAAAACTTTAGGTTTATGCATTGTTTAAAGTAATTAGAGTAAGCAAATTGCCTTGTCCCAGTAGTGACCCGGTAAAGTTATAGTGACATCCTATTGGACAAAAAGTGGTGGAATCAACTTTGTTCAAACATCATTTCAACAGCAACAAAtcaatgtgatgacattgaatcaatgtggaaaactgattggatttgccaGAAGTTATCAATgtaagggaattgtatttttttcacccaactatTAACCTAAACCCAATTGTgaaatgctttgttgatttcacgtttaCGGAAGCCCTacatgttagttgacaactcaacctaATTGAAATCAAAACTAGAGTTGACCAGATGTATGTGCCCAGTGAGATGTGCTCTTATAATAGTCTCTTCCATGCAACACATTTTACACAAAGGGCATTGTTATGTGTTCTTAGTCATTGTGCATTTATTTTGTGAGTTCGTAGATGTCTCTTCAGACTTGATGCTAACTTCAAGTGAGTTCCACACAAATGACATTGAACGCCCTCCCCTGTATGAACCTTCATATGCACTGTCAGGTTTCCCTTTAGACTGAAGCATTTGCCACATTTGTTGCAGCTATGTGGTTTCTCCTCTGTGTGAGTCATCATATGCTTTGTAAGGGTTCCCTTGTCGCTGAAGCACTTGCCACATTCTTTGCATCGAAATGGTTTCTCCCCTGTATGAGTCCTCATATGCAATATCAGGCTTCCCTTAATGTTGAAGGATTTGTCACATTCTTTGCACGGATACAATTTCTCCCCAGTGTGATTTTGCTGATGCTGTTTCAGACTTCCTTTTGTTGTCAAGCATTTTCCACACAAATCACATTTAAAAGTCGGCCCTGTATGAGTACCCATATGATTTTTCAGGTTATTCTTGTGATTGAAACATTTGCCACATACGGTACAGCAATGTTGTCCCTCCTCAGTGTGAGTCTTCATGTGTCGGATCAGGTAGCAGTTCAGGACAAAACCTTGGCCACATATGTCGCACATGTATGGTCGCTCTTCACTGTGCCTATTTTTCTCATGCATTCGTAGACCACCTCTTGTCACAAAGCATTTTCCGCAAACGTCACATTTCAGATCAGGCAACTCACTGGTTTCTTTCCTTGGCCGTCCTCTTGGTCTCTCCTCAAGATGCCGATTTTGGTGATGCCTTTTCAGACTACGTGCTGTCGCCAAGCATTTTCCACACACATCACATTTCAGATCAGGCAACGCCCCAGTTTCTTTCCTTGGCTGTCCTCTTCCTCGCTTTGATTTAAGAGGCTGTAACCCTGACAATCGTATTCTATTCTCCACATTTACCTGATCACTTTCACTGTTGTCACTGTCAGAGGGGGGCTCATAGTCACTGGTTGATTCGGACTCGCTGTAGCTCTCGCCATCAGATTCTGTCCGGTTCTCTACGGTTATGATGTTGATAGAGTTCCATATAGACTCTTCAGCATCAGACTCCTGCAGCCCCAGATTGGCGTTCCATTCCTGCTCACAGTGCTGCTGCTCAGGGTTAACCTCCTCTTCAGTGAGGGTGAGCAGCTGGAGGTCTGAGGGTAAGGAGAAAGGAAGAAATATGATGAAAACTTAAAATGCTGAAAAGAGACAAATAGGGCTAGTACCAAAAACGGTGGGACAATGACTGTCTTTTCCCCTTTCATTGAGGGTATCTAGTCCCGTAttgttttcaatgggattcaaaaTTGTATAATCAAATTCATGAAAAACGGGGTCATTTTTAGATAGGCCTAtatctaaaaaataaaatgtggATTCATTTATAGTCGATGCCTGTTATAAAAATATGTGATGCTCAAGCAGTAAGACATCTCAGaaagtaaaaaagaaaaaaaaagtatcATGTGAACTACAACTCCCACAAGTTTTGTTTGCGTGCTGGATTACATGTCACCCTCGAGTTGTTTGAGCAGAACACTCACAGGTAAGGACCGTCGCCGGTAAGAACATATGATATTGATATTTTACTGAACATCGCCTGCATTGTGGGATGCACTATTTGTCAATATTTAGTTTTTATTTTACCCACACTAACGTGACCAAAGAGGTGAAACTCTGCAGTGATTCAAAACTACAGTGGATACAAATTAAAGTTATTCCAATAAAGTAACCGTGTAAGACTaaggaaaacatgttttcaacCTTATAATCCTTAAATAGCAACATTGTTACCACATCACACACCATTAGAGCTTTGTGAACAGACTAATGCCAGTAGCCTAGCTGTCCTGACTCACTCAATCATAACACGTTCTATTTATTAGAAATTAAAGTGACATTTCACTGAACTGAAAAGTTGACTAATGTTGAGATATGTCAACATCTCTGGCAATCTGCTGTGTTAGATCCAGCTATATACCTCAATCCCAAATGAATGGAACATATCGGCACCATAATTTCCTGGTTCGATTTGATTGTTATATTTTCCATTCATTTGGAGTGAAGGCATATAGTTAGATCTACAAAAACTTGGTTCATCTGGTTAGAGTTCTGATAATGTCTGATGTAACGGAGGCTCCCCTGAAGGTGGAGGTTTCAGGGAGGAAG includes these proteins:
- the LOC135517431 gene encoding zinc finger protein 227-like; protein product: MSKLQQINVFLNEKLTSVPLEISVLVKKTIAEHQEEISRLKRANARLRRLLDLVFKPEIKLHRLADLQLLTLTEEEVNPEQQHCEQEWNANLGLQESDAEESIWNSINITVENRTKSDGESYSESESTSDYEPPSDSDNSESDHVNMDNRIRLSGLKSLKSKRGRGRPRKETGALPDLKCDVCIKCFATASGLRRHLQNWHSEERTIGLPRKETNLQLLTLTEEEVNPEQQHCEQEWNANLGLQESDAEESIWNSINIITVENRTESDGESYSESESTSDYEPPSDSDNSESDQVNVENRIRLSGLQPLKSKRGRGQPRKETGALPDLKCDVCGKCLATARSLKRHHQNRHLEERPRGRPRKETSELPDLKCDVCGKCFVTRGGLRMHEKNRHSEERPYMCDICGQGFVLNCYLIRHMKTHTEEGQHCCTVCGKCFNHKNNLKNHMGTHTGPTFKCDLCGKCLTTKGSLKQHQQNHTGEKLYPCKECDKSFNIKGSLILHMRTHTGEKPFRCKECGKCFSDKGTLTKHMMTHTEEKPHSCNKCGKCFSLKGNLTVHMKVHTGEGVQCHLCGTHLKLASSLKRHLRTHKINAQ